The window CTGGTGCTCAATCCGCAATATCGCGATGCCGCGCCCAGCCTGTTCACCATGCCGGGCGACAATTTCTTCGAGATCGGCACGGCCGACGATTTCCTGCGCTGGGCCTTCCGCCTCTACAAGGCCAGCGCCGATGCGGTCTATTGCAGCGCCGGATACGCGACCATCAAGCGGATGGCGGACGACGCGATCCCGGTAATCGGCCATGTTGGCCTGATCCCGTCGCGCGCGACCTGGACCGGCGGCTTCAAGGCCGTCGGCAAGACCGCCGACACGGCCATGCAGGTGTTCGAGGCGGTGAAGCAGCTGGAGGCGGCCGGCGCGGTCGGCGCCGAGATCGAGGTGGTGCCGGTCGAGGTGGCCAAGGCCATCTCCGAGCGCACTTCGCTGATCATGCTGTCGATGGGGGCTGGAACCGGCTGCGATGCGCAATATCTGTTCGCCGACGACATTCTCGGCCAGAACAGGGGCCACATGCCCCGCCATTCCAAGGTCTATCGCAACTTCGCCGCCGAGTATGACCGGCTGCAGGCGGAGCGGGTGGCGGCATTCTCCGAATATGTCGCGGACGTCAACAGCGGCGCCTATCCGGAAGACAGGCATATCGTGCGCATGGATCCGAACGAGCTCAGCCTCTTCATGAAGAGGGTGGACGGAAAGGCCTGAGTTGCCAGGCTTGCCGCGGCTAGGCCTGCCATGCGCCGTTGGCGAGCGCAGCGTGCAGCGCTTCGGCGTCCGTGCCCAACGGCCTGTCTTCCTTGAGCGTCGCAACATGCGTGCGCACCGCGGCATGGATCACACCGGTCGCCGGCGCCAGCGTCGGGCCTTCGCGCAGATCGGCGGCTTGCGCGGCCGCCATCAGCTCGAAGGCGATCAGCCGCCGCCACAGCGCGACCATGTCGGCGCATTTGGCAACCGTAAGCGGGGTCTGAGCCGCGTGGTCCTCGACCCCTTCCGACACCGGCAGGAAATCGAGCATCACCGGATTGGCCTTGTGGCGGATGCCGGCCAGGATCGCCGTCACCGTCTTTTGCAACGGCACGAAGCCGGCCGACGCGCCGCCGATCGGCGACAGATATTTCGGCAGGCCGTTGCGGCCCGAACCGGTGAGCTGGATGAAGCGGGCGGCGCAGGCGGCCGCGGCCTGCGCGATGGCGAGGCCTAGCGTCTCGAAGGCAAGCGACAATGATGCGGTGTGGAAATTGCCGGTCGACAGCACCAGCGCGTCATCGGCGAGCACCAGCGGGTTGTCGGCCGCCGCGTTGAGCTCGATCTCGACAGCAAGCCTTGCATGATCGATCGCCTGGATCAGCGCGCCGTGGATCGAGGGCATGCAGCGGATCGACAGCGGGTCCTGCAAGGTGGTGGGAGGCGGCGCCTCGTCGCGGGCGAGCAGGTCGCGCAAAGCCCTCGCCGCCAGCTGCTGGCAGGCGGCCGGCCGCGCCAGATGCAGGCGCGGGTCGAGGATGGTGCGGTTGGCGCCGATGCCTTCCATGGTCAGCGCGCCGGCCTGCTGCTGCTGGTCCAGTGCCGACAGCGCATCGGTCAGCGCCAGCGCGCCGGCGCCGGTGGAGACCGCCGAGGCGTTGATCAGCGACAGGCCGTCCTTGGGCGCCAGACTGACCGGCACGAGACGCGCCATCATCAGCGCCTTGGCGGAAGGCATGCGCCGGCCCTGGTATTCGGCTTCGCCTTCGCCGATCAGCATGCGTGCGATCGCCGTCATCAACACCAGGTCGCCGGCGCCGATCGAGCCGAGCGACGGCATCACCGGATGGACACCGGCATTGAGGGCTTCGACAAGCGCGATGAATACGCGCGGCGACAGACCGGAGCCGCCCGCCGACAGCATGGCGAGGCGGGCAAACATTGCCGCCCGCACCATCTGGACCGGCAACGCCTCGCCGACAGCGGCGCTGCGGCCTTCGAGAAGCTGGCGCTGGAAAGCGGCGGCGTCGCCTGCAACGGCCGTGCCGAGATTGGCGCCGAGGCCGGTGTTCAGCCCATAGATCTGCTGGCCGGCGGCGGCCGCGTCGTCTAGCACCTTGCGGGCTTGGCCCAGCTTTTCGATGACAGTTGCCGTGACCTCGATCTTGCATCCCTCGCGCGCGGCGGCCGCCACGTCCTCGATGCTGACACCGGCGCCGGTGAGGACGAGCGGGGTCATGCGAAGCGCAACCTCTGGCCGATGCCTTGCCGGCCGGCTTTGGCCAGCATCGCCTTGCCGAGCGCGATGTCGGAGAGCGACAGGCCGCGATGCCAGAACAGGATCGTCTCGTCGTCACTTTCACGTCCGGGCTTCAGGCCGGCGGCGATCTGGCCGAGCTCGGCATGCAGCGTGTTTTCGCTCAAGCGTCCGGTCTCGACATGGGCGCGCAGCGAGCCGAACTTGCCGCCCTTGCACTGGCCCCAGTCGTCGACGACCAGCTTCTGCATGATGTCGGTGAGCGACAGTTCCACCGCGCTCATCGTGCCGTACGGCATGACCAGCGCACCGCGCTTGATCCATTCGGTCTTGAGCAGCGGCTGCGGCTCGGGCAGGCGCGAAGCCTCGACGACGATGTCGGCGCCTTCGACGCAGCTTCTCCAGTCGGCGACTGCCGTGACCGTCTTGCCGAGGTCGGCCGAGAGTTTGGCGGCAAAGCCGTCGCGGCTTTCGGGCCGGCGCGAATGGACGCGGATCTCGTCGAAATCGAAGAGATGGTCGAGCAGGCGCACGTTCCAGCAGGCGGTGCCGCGCGCGCCGATATGGCCGAGCACCCTGGAATTCCTGCGCGCCAGATGCTTGGCGCCGATCGCGGTGACGGCGCCGGTGCGCATGTCGGTGATGACGGTGGCATCAAGGATGGCGCGCGGCGTGCCGGTGCGCGGGTCGAACAGGTTCAGGATGCCGAATTCAGACGGCAGGCCTTGCTGGTAATTGTCTACGTAGTCGCCGACGATCTTGACGCCGGCCGCATCGAGCGGCGCCACATAGCCGCGCAGCACGTTGAAATGGCCGTGGAAGGACGGGTCGGGCTCGAGGTGGACGCGCGGCTCGATCACCGTCTGGCCGTTGCCTTGCGCGATGAGGCCGGCCTCGACCGCATCGATGATCTCGGCGTCGGTCATCGCCAGCGCTTCGATATCGAGCGCGTTGAGGTAGTCGATATAGATGGGCTTCATGCATTTCCCTCGGCCACCGCATCCATAACAGGCCGCGACGCCGCACGAAAGTTTGTTGGTTAAACTTCTGGACTGGACCAGGTCTCTATACCGGGCGGTAAACTTTCTCAGCGGTGTTCCAGAAGATGTCCGCCTCGGCCGTCGCGCCATGCTTTGCCACCGCGTCCCGGTGCGCCTTGATCAGCTCGGCGTGGCTGGTCCACAGCTTCTCGATCGGGAAGTTCGAGCCGAACATCAGCCGATCGCTGCCGAGGATTTCTATCGCATTGTCGACGATATAGGCGATTAGCTGCGGATCGTTGCGGTGCACGAAGGTGCCGAGCCCCGACAGCTTGGCGTAGAGATTGCCCGCAGCGGAGAGCGTGCGCAGGCCGGCCTTCCACGCCTCGGTTGTTTCCGGCGC is drawn from Mesorhizobium sp. B1-1-8 and contains these coding sequences:
- a CDS encoding 3-methyl-2-oxobutanoate hydroxymethyltransferase encodes the protein MSRKRPTVADLRAMKGKRQLTMLRVLTMDEAEAAERAGVDIVSVPPELVLNPQYRDAAPSLFTMPGDNFFEIGTADDFLRWAFRLYKASADAVYCSAGYATIKRMADDAIPVIGHVGLIPSRATWTGGFKAVGKTADTAMQVFEAVKQLEAAGAVGAEIEVVPVEVAKAISERTSLIMLSMGAGTGCDAQYLFADDILGQNRGHMPRHSKVYRNFAAEYDRLQAERVAAFSEYVADVNSGAYPEDRHIVRMDPNELSLFMKRVDGKA
- a CDS encoding HAL/PAL/TAL family ammonia-lyase, with the protein product MTPLVLTGAGVSIEDVAAAAREGCKIEVTATVIEKLGQARKVLDDAAAAGQQIYGLNTGLGANLGTAVAGDAAAFQRQLLEGRSAAVGEALPVQMVRAAMFARLAMLSAGGSGLSPRVFIALVEALNAGVHPVMPSLGSIGAGDLVLMTAIARMLIGEGEAEYQGRRMPSAKALMMARLVPVSLAPKDGLSLINASAVSTGAGALALTDALSALDQQQQAGALTMEGIGANRTILDPRLHLARPAACQQLAARALRDLLARDEAPPPTTLQDPLSIRCMPSIHGALIQAIDHARLAVEIELNAAADNPLVLADDALVLSTGNFHTASLSLAFETLGLAIAQAAAACAARFIQLTGSGRNGLPKYLSPIGGASAGFVPLQKTVTAILAGIRHKANPVMLDFLPVSEGVEDHAAQTPLTVAKCADMVALWRRLIAFELMAAAQAADLREGPTLAPATGVIHAAVRTHVATLKEDRPLGTDAEALHAALANGAWQA
- a CDS encoding ornithine cyclodeaminase family protein, which encodes MKPIYIDYLNALDIEALAMTDAEIIDAVEAGLIAQGNGQTVIEPRVHLEPDPSFHGHFNVLRGYVAPLDAAGVKIVGDYVDNYQQGLPSEFGILNLFDPRTGTPRAILDATVITDMRTGAVTAIGAKHLARRNSRVLGHIGARGTACWNVRLLDHLFDFDEIRVHSRRPESRDGFAAKLSADLGKTVTAVADWRSCVEGADIVVEASRLPEPQPLLKTEWIKRGALVMPYGTMSAVELSLTDIMQKLVVDDWGQCKGGKFGSLRAHVETGRLSENTLHAELGQIAAGLKPGRESDDETILFWHRGLSLSDIALGKAMLAKAGRQGIGQRLRFA